A section of the Corynebacterium tuberculostearicum genome encodes:
- a CDS encoding DUF4194 domain-containing protein, with protein sequence MTAALNHRVDSEHEPPLWNSDKGTLTYNSRRALVQLLKGPLIRAQKEPVLWAAIISDEENLRARLHELFLELVIDEAEGFAFTRMVEEETLAIPQVLRTDKLKHIDTAILLNLRQELGLALPGERVIVDVEDLREGIGYVRAVDNRDEAGFNNRFNAAIKRIRNEYSLLSATETEGRFEVSPVLRQLFDSATVTAIRDEYARLAETGNGQEDDSND encoded by the coding sequence AGGGACGCTGACGTATAACTCACGCCGCGCGTTGGTACAGCTGCTAAAAGGACCACTTATTCGAGCACAGAAGGAACCTGTCTTGTGGGCTGCGATTATTTCAGACGAAGAAAACTTGCGGGCTAGACTGCACGAGTTATTTCTCGAGCTCGTTATCGATGAAGCAGAAGGATTCGCCTTCACCCGAATGGTGGAAGAAGAAACGTTAGCTATTCCGCAGGTGCTGCGCACGGATAAGCTCAAGCACATCGACACAGCCATCTTGTTAAACCTGCGCCAAGAACTGGGGCTGGCGCTACCTGGCGAACGTGTAATCGTGGACGTGGAAGACCTGCGAGAGGGAATCGGGTACGTCCGCGCGGTTGATAACCGAGACGAGGCCGGATTCAATAATCGCTTCAATGCAGCAATCAAACGCATCCGCAATGAATATTCACTGTTAAGCGCTACTGAGACTGAAGGCCGGTTTGAGGTTTCACCCGTATTGCGCCAGCTTTTCGATTCCGCCACAGTTACCGCCATCCGGGACGAGTACGCCCGCCTAGCGGAGACAGGGAATGGCCAAGAGGATGATTCCAATGACTAA